A single Desulfuromonadales bacterium DNA region contains:
- a CDS encoding DUF507 family protein: protein ISHLAHLVVDGLWRDDLLDYRDEVEALRTAKESLTRLLSVDDEVDSRVREQLRRQQKVVGSREWQILYDKYFRQEMEKRKW, encoded by the coding sequence GCATCTCGCACCTGGCCCACCTGGTCGTCGACGGGCTGTGGCGCGACGACCTGCTCGACTACCGGGACGAGGTGGAGGCCCTGCGCACGGCCAAGGAGTCCCTCACCCGCCTGCTGTCGGTCGATGACGAGGTCGATTCCCGGGTGCGGGAGCAGTTGCGGCGGCAGCAGAAAGTCGTCGGCAGCCGCGAATGGCAGATCCTCTACGACAAGTACTTCCGGCAGGAGATGGAGAAGCGCAAATGGTGA